The genome window CACCATCACCATGTTCCGGCCGTCGAGGCGCGCCTCGGACTCGACGCGACCGATCCCCTGGACGTACTCGGCGATGCGGTCGAGGATCCGCTTGCCGAGCTCGGGGTGGTACACCTCGCGCCCACGGAACATGATCGTGACCTTCACCTTGTGGCCCTCGGCGAGGAAGCGGCTCACCTGGCGTGTCTTCGTCTCGAAGTCGCCCGGGCCGATCTTCGGCCGGTACTTCATCTCCTTGATGCCGACGCTGCTCGCCTTGCGGCGGGACTCCTTCGCACGCTGCGCCTCGTCGAACTTGAACTTGCCGTAGTCCATGATCCGGCACACCGGCGGGGTCGCCATCGGCGCCACCTCGACGAGGTCGAGGTCCATCTGGCGGGCGATGGCGATCGCCTCAGGAAGCAGCTTGATCCCGAGCTGCTGGCCGTCGGGGTCGACGAGGCGAACCTCACGGGCCCGGATGCGTTCGTTCATCCGCGGCTCGTTGGTGACAGGGGCAGTGGAGATCGGGCATCACTCCTCTCGGTGGGAACCGCGGCGACGGCGACGCCGGCACCGCGGGGGAGGCGTTGCCCGCCGGCTCGACCACCGAGGACCTGGAGCACGCGCCGCCGCGGTGGCCAGGTGGGAGTCGCCAACACGTGTGCGGCCCCGCTTCCCGCTCGCTTTTGTGCCTAGGGTAGCAGCATGAGCAGCCTGTGGACACCCGGTGGGGAGCACCGTATCCCCTCCCAGCAGGCCGTCCCGCCCGAGCACGCCTCCTCGCCGGCGGGCGACCGCGGCGAGCAGGTCCCCGGGGCCGAGGCGCGCGCCGAGCTCGCCGAGCTCGAGCGCCAGCTCCTCGCCGCCGCACCCGAGGACGTCATCGCCAACCACTGCTACGGGATCTTCCAGCTCGCCGCCCTCTACCTCGCGCAGCGCCCGCCTCGCCTCGACTCGGCCCGGCTCGCCATCGACGCCCTCGGCTGCCTCGTCAACGGCCTCGGCGAGCGCCTCGGCGCCGCGGCCCCGACGCTCGCCGAGAGCGTCACGCAGATCCAGCTCGCCTTCGTCGAGCTGGCGCGCGCGCACGAGCGCGCCGACGGCGGGCAAGGCGGCGGGCAGTAGGCGGCCGCCGCAGCCCGCCTGGTCGCGGGCGGCCGGGCCGTCCTCGCCGCCCGACGCGGGCTCCGTCGGCCGCGCAGGCGCCGGTGCGCGCCCCGGCCCTCGCGCCGCGACGCGGCGGCGGCGCTCGGTTCCACGCCACGCGTCCGGCGCCGGCGCGATCAGGGCCGGAGCAGCACCTTGATCGCGCGCCGCTCGTCCATCGCGCGGTAGCCGTCGGCCGCCCGCTCGAGCGGGAGCTCCAGGTCGAAGACCTTGCCGGGCTCGAGCGAGCGGTCGTAGATGCGCTGGATGAGCTCGGGCAGCAAGCGCCGGACAGGCGCCGGGCCTCCGTGGAGGTGGACGGCCGAGGAGAACAGCTGTGCCCCGCTCAGCGAGACGCCGTGCGGGACGCCGACGAAGCCGACGTGCCCGCCGGCGCGAACCGCCCCGATCGCCTGGCGCATGGCCTCCTGGGTGCCCACGGCCTCGATGACGCTGTGGGCCCCGTAGCCGCCGGTGAGGTCCCGCACCCTGGCGACACCCTCGTCGCCCCGCGCCTCGACGACGTCGGTCGCGCCGAACTCGAGCGCGAGTCGCTGGCGCCGCTCGTGCCGGCTCATGGCGATGATCCGCTCCGCCCCCAGGCAGCGCGCGGCGAGGACGGCGAGCAGCCCGACGGCGCCGTCCCCGACGACGGCGACGACCTTGCCCGGCGCGACCTCGGCGGCCAGCGCGCCGAACCACGCCGTGCCGAGCACGTCGGAGGCCGCGAGCAGCGACGGGACGAGCTCGGCGTCGGGCGGTCCCGGGGTGGCCACGAGCGTCCCGTCGGCCATCGGCACCCGCGCCAGGGTGGCCTGCGTGCCCTCGGCCGCCATCAGGTAGGAGCGCCGGCAGCGCGACTGGTAGCCGGCCCGGCAGATCTCGCAGGTGTTGTCCGAGGCGAAGAACGACCCGACGACGAAGTCGCCGACACGCACGGTCTCGACGTCCCGGCCCACCTCCTCCACGACGCCGGCGTACTCGTGCCCCATCGGCATCGGGTCCACCACCTCGTCGGCGCCCCGCCACGGCCACAGGTCCGAGCCGCAGATGCAGGTGGCCGGCAGGCTGATGATCGCGTCGGTCGGCTCGAGGATCCTCGGATCGGGCCGCTCGACGACCTCCACCTCGCCCGGCGCATGCATCACGACGCCACGCACCTCGCTCCTCCTCCCTTCGGCCCACCCTCGTGCCCCGCCCCCTCGGGCTGGCGCGTCGCGCTCTGCGCCGGCGACGGCGCCCGCGGGCGCAGCGGGGCGACCGGCTCGCGCCGAGCGAGCACCTCGCCCTCGCCGGTCACCGGGCCGCGAGGGCCGCCTGCGCGGCCGCTCGCTCGGCGAAGGGCTCGATCTCGCTGATCCGCCCCTCGCGCACCCGGCAGAGGTGGAAGACGTCCCGGTCCGGACGGCCCGCCCCCGGCGGCCAGCGCACGCGCAGCTCGAGGAGGATCCCGCCCGGCCCGGTCCGAACCCCGACCACCTCGCCCGACGCACCGCTGTCGATCGCGCGCCGGAACGTGGCGACGACCTCCTCCCGGCTGCGGCACGGATGCGCCGCCTCGTCGTCGCCCCAGCGCGCGTCGTCGGCGAGGAGCGCACCGAAGCGCCCGAGGTCGTGGGACACGAGGGCGTCGCGCAGGCGCGCGGCCAGGACCTCGAGGGTGTCGCTCGCCACGCCCTCACGCTAGCGGACACCGCCCGCCCCGGACTCGGCCGCCGGGAGCGGGCCTGCCGAGGCGGGGGGCGGCCCGACCGGCACGAGGGCGCGCGCCTCGATCCGCCCGCGCGCTCGCGCGCCGAGCTGGAAGACGACCCGCGTCCTCGCCGCGACCTGGCGAGAGCCGTCGGCGATCTCCGTGCAGTGGAAGGGGAAGGAGGCGCCCGAGGCCTCCTCCCGCACCACGCCGAGCCCGCGCTCGGGGTCGAAGCACTCGACGGTGCCGACGCGGCCGAGGCCGAGGGCGCCAGGTGGCGGTCCGGCGGGGAGCGTCAATGGACGATCTTGAGCAGCGGCAGCTCGAGGATGTCGGTCGCCCCGCGGTCCTTGAGCGCCGGGATGAGGGTGTTGATGGAGGACTTCGCGACGACGGCCTCGAGGGCGTAGCCGCGCGACCCGAACAGCTCGGAGACCGTGGGAGCCTTCATCGCCGGGAGCACGGCGATGACCGACTCGAGCTGCTCGGCGGCGACGTTCAGCTTGACGAGCACCTTCGCGCGCGCCTCGAGGGCCCCGCTGAGCAGGGTGTGCAGCTGGCCCATGGCGTGCATCTTCGCCGGGTCGGCGGCGGACGCGGGGTTGGCGATGAGCTCCGTGTAGGACTCGAGGATGGTCGCCACCACCCGTAGCCCCGCGGCGCGCAGCGCCCGGCCCGTCTCCGTGATCTCGACGACGGCGTCGGCGATCTCGGGGACCTTGGCCTCCGTGGCACCGTAGGAGAGGGCGATGTCCGCCTTCACCCCGTGCTCGGCGAGGTAGCGGGCGGTGAGCCGAGGGTACTCGGTGGCCACCCGCGCCCCCTCGGGCAGGTCGCCGACGGCGTGCACCGGCGACGTCTCGCCGACGGCGAGCACGACGCGGATCGGGCGGCTCGTGTTCTTCGAGTACGCCAGCCGGCCGAGCGAGACGACCTCTGCCCCGGTCTCCTCGATCCAGTCGCGCCCGGTGATGCCGAGGTCGAAGAGCCCCTCCGCCACGTACAGCGGGATCTCCTGGGGCCGCAGGATGCGCACCTCCTCGACGCGCGGGTCGTCGATCGAGCCCCGGTAGTCGACCTCCGACCCTCGCTGGACGGCGAGGTCGGCCGCGGCGAACAGGTCGAGGGTGGCCCGCTCGAGCGAGCCCTTGGGGAGGACGAGGCGGAGCACCGCTCTAGCGTGCCCGGAACTGCTCCCCCGCCGCCAGCTAGCGGGCGGCGGGCGGCCGGCCCGCGACGGGCCCGAGCGCCCCCGCCGCCGCCGCGCCGATCGCCGCCACCGCCTCGGCGGGCCGTCCGTCGCGGAAGACGGCGCTCCCCGCGACGAGGACGCGGGCGCCGGCCCTCGCGGCGAGCGCGGCGGTGCGCTCGTCGATCCCGCCGTCGACCTCCAGGACGACGGGCAGGCCGCGCCGGTCGATCGCGGCGCGTGCCTCGGCCACCTTGGCGAGCACCTCGGCCATGAAGGGCTGGCCGCCGAAGCCGGGGAAGACCGTCATGACGAGGAGCAGGTCGATGCGCTCGAGGTACGGCTCGACCGCGGCGAAGGGCGTGTCCGGATTGCACGCCAGCCCGACGCGAAGCCCGAGCCGGCGGGCGCTCGCCGCGAGCTCGGCCGTGTCGCCCACCTCGACGTGCACGGTGACGAGATCGGCGCCCGCGTCGCGGAACGCCTCGAGGTACTCGCCCGGGTTCGTCATCATGAGGTGGCAGTCGAAGAAGGCGCCGCTGTGCCGGCGCAGCGACGCCACGACGGGCGGGCCAATCGTGAGATTCGGCACGAAGTGGCCGTCCATCACGTCGAGGTGGAGCCAGTCCGTCGCCGGCGCGACGGCGCGCATCGCCTCGGCGAGCCGCCCGAAGTCGGCAGACAGCAACGACGGGGCGACGCGGATCTCCCCGGACTCGAGCACGGCGCGCACGCTAGCGGGGACGGCCGCCGCAGCGTCCCCTCCCCTACCGAGGCGTGTCCTCGGGCCGAGGCGCGCGCCGCGCGCGAAGTCCTCGAACGGCTGCGGCCGCCGGCCCTCGAGCTGGACCTCGAGGAGCTCGAGCAGCCCCTCGCCGGTCACGACCGCGCTCCCGAGCAGGGTCCCGGGCTCGCCCCCGGGCGACGGCGCGGCCTGCGCACGCGCCCGCCGGACGAGGAGCCGCCGACCGTCGAGCGTCGTCCAGGCGCGCCCGACGCGCACGAGCCGGGCGCACTCGAGCGCGGGTCGCGTGAAGTCGAGCTCGAGCTCCTCGGGCCGCAGCTTGCGGGCGTAGGTCGGCTCGCCCTGCTGGGGGTGCGGGGTGCCGAGGCGCGCGATCCCCGGGGCGAGCAGCTCGACGAGGAGGGACGCGCCGAGCTCGGCGAGGCGGCCGGTGAGCTCCTCGGCCGTCTCCTCGGGGCCGATCGCGACGGCGCGCTGGGCGTAGAGGGGGCCAGCGTCGAGCTCTGGCGTGACGCGCATGATCGAGACGCCGGTCTCCACGTCGCCGGCGAGGATCGCCCGCTCCACGGGCGCCGCGCCCCGCCAGCGCGGCAGGAGGGAGAAGTGGACGTTCAGCATCGGGAGCGCCTCGAGCACCTCGGCGCGGATGAGCTGGCCGAAGGCGACGACGACGCCGAGCTCGGCGCCGGCGCCGGCCACGTCGGCGACCTCCTCGCTCACCGGGATGCCGAGCTCGAGGGCGGCGGCCTTCACCGGGCTCGGCGCCGGCGCGCCGCGGCGGCTGCGACGCCGATCCGGCCCGGTCACGGCGAGGACCACGTCGTGGCCGGCCGCGGCGAGCGCCCGCAGCACCGTCGCGGCGGCGAGCGGTGCGCCGAGGAAGGCGAGGCGAGCCAGGTGGCTCCTAGGACCCGGCGCTCGCGGCCAGCGCGCCGCTGGCGGCGAGGGCTCGCTGGCGCAGGATCGCCCGAGCCTGCCGGCGCTGGTCCGGGTCGAGCCGCTCGACGACGAGCACCCCGTCGAGGTGGTCCACCTCGTGCTGGAAGCAGCGGGCCAGCAGCTCGTCGGCCTCGATGTCGAGTGGCTCGCCGTCGAGGCCGACGCCACGCAGGTGCACCTCCTTCGGGCGCACGACCGGCCAGGACAGGCCGGGGATCGACAGGCAGCCCTCCTCGTAGGTCCACTCGCCGCGGGCCTCGACGATCTCGGGGTTGATGACCGCGGCGGGCCCGCTGCCCACGTCGTAGACGAACAGGCGGCGCTGCACGCCGACCTGGGGCGCGGCGAGGCCCACGCCCGGCGCCGCGTGCATCGTCTCGATCATGTCCTCGACGAGACGCACGAGCGAGCCGTCGATCGCAGCGACCTCCACCGCTCGCTCGCGCAGCACCGGGTCGCCGTACTGGCGGATTGGGTAGGTGGCCACGCCCAGAGCTTACCGAGGCTGCTCGGCGCTGCCGGACAGCTGCCGGCCCGGCACGGCACCCTCGACGACCGACGCGAAGCGCAGGGCGACCTCGCCGGCGCCGACGAGGTCGCCGGGCGCCGAGCCGTCCCCGTCGGGCACGACCTCGATGCGCGCCGGCGCGTGACGCGCCTCGGGTGCCTCGACGCGGGCGAGCACGGGCACGCCGGCGTCACCAGGCGGGCCGAGCGTCCCGGCGTAGAGCCCGCTCGGCGGGGTGAGCAGCTCGGGGTCGAGCGCCAGGCGCACGCTGCGCCCGTCTCGCTCGAGGCGGCCGCGCACCTCGTGCGGCCGGGCGAGCAGCCGCGCCGCGGCGTCGAGGTCCGCTGCGGCGACGAGGTGCCGGATGCGCGTCGACGAGACGACCTCGTGACGCTCGTCGTCGACCACGAGCGGCATGGCGCGGGCACGGAAGCCGAGCTCGACGCCCATCTCCTCGAGGAGCGCGACGTCGCCCTGCTGGCGGTGCCCGAAGCGGAAGTTCTCCCCGACCAGCACCTCGGCCGCGCCGAGCTGACCGACGAGGACGGTGCGGACGAAGTCCTCGGCCGGCTCGGCCGCCCGCCTCGCGTCGAACGTCAAGATCACGACCTCGTCGACGCCGGTGGCGACGAGCAGCTCGAGCTTGTGCGCCGCCCCGGTGAGCAGGCGGGGCGCGCGCTCGGGCCGGACCACCGAGGCGGCGTGGCGGTCGAAGGTGAGCACGACCGACTCGAGGCCGCGCGACGCCGCCTCGCGGCGCAGCTCCTCGACGACCCGACGGTGCCCGATGTGCACGCCGTCGAAGTTCCCGATGCTCACGACCGTCGAACGCGGCTGGCGGCGGATCCCGTCGGTCACGTCCATGGCCGCCCGAGACTACCCGCGCCGGCCGCAGGACCGGCCGGCCCCGCCAGGACGACGGCCGGCTTGGCGCGGTCGCGCCCGAGGCGCTCGTAGACGGCGAGGAGCCCCCCCTCGGGGCCGTAGAGCGCCCAGGGGCCGTCCCCCACGGCCTTGAGGGCGCGCCGCTCGAGGACGCGCCCGTGGCGGAGCGCGCCGGCCACGTCGTCGTCGACGGCGAGGGCCGGGAGGTGGGCGACGAGGGCGGACGGCGGCTCCAGGTGGGCGGCCGAGAGGTCCTCGAGGGCGACGGCGCCCTCGAGGGTGAAGCGGCCGACGGCGACGCGCCGCAGGCAGCGGAGGTGGGCCCCACCCCCGAGCGACGCGCCGAGGTCCGCGACGAGGGAGCGCACGTAGGTACCCGACGAGCAGGTGACCTCGAAGGCGTAGACGCCCGGCTCGTCTGCCGCTGCCACGGCGAAGCGGGCGACGTGCACGCGGCGGGGCTGGCGCTCCACCTCGATGCCGGCACGGGCGAGGGAGTAGAGGCGCCGCCCGCCCACCTTGAGCGCCGACACCATCGGGGGCACCTGGAGGAGCTGGCCCGTGAGGCGCGCCGCCGCCTCGGCGACCTCGGCCGGCGTGACGCCGGCCATGTCGTAGGTGGCGACGACCTCGCCGGTCGCGTCGAGCGTCGAGGTCGCGACGCCGAGGACGAGCTCGCCGGTGTAGGACTTCTCGAGCGCACTGGCGAAGCGCAAGAGGCGCGTCGCGCGCCCCACGCCGACGACGAGCACCCCCGTCGCGCCCGGGTCGAGGGTGCCGGCGTGCCCGGCGCGCCGGCACCCGAGCCGGCTGCGCGCACGCGCCACGACGTCGTGCGACGTCCACCCCCCGGGCTTGTCGACGACGACGACGCCGTCGGGGTCGGCCGCGCCGGCGCGCCGGTGCGCCACTACCCGCCCGCCTCGCGCCGGTGCACGCGGCGCAGCGCGGCGTCGACGCGCTCGCCGGCGACGATCGCCGGGTCGACCCTGAACTCGAGCACGGGCACGCGCCGCAGGCGCAGCTGCCGGCCGATCGCCTGCTGGAGGGCGCGCCGGCACAGCGCGAGGGCCTCGGCCGACGCCGGCGGGATGGAGGCAAGGTAGACGGCGGCGTGACGCAGGTCCGGCTCGCAGGCCACGCCGGTCACGGTGAGCAGCCGGAGCCGCTCGTCGCTGTCGGCCCGCCGCTCGAGCTCCTCGGCCACGACCTCGTGCAAGAGCGCGTTCACGCGGGCAACCCGTGCGTAGGGACGCTGCGAGCCGCGTGCTGGGACATCCATCGCCGTCCGCTCTCTCTCGCGTGCCACGAGCGCCGGCGCGCTCAGGTCCTCGGAACCTCGCGCTCCTCGTAGGTCTCGATGAGGTCGCCCTGATGGAGGTCCTGGAAGTCCGAGAGGCCGACGCCGCACTCGAACCCGGCCGCCACCTCCCGCACGTCCTCCTTGAAGCGCCGCAGCGAGGCGATCGTGCCCTTCCAGATGACGACGCCGTCGCGCAGGAAGCGTACCTTCGAGCCCCGGGCGATCGTCCCGCTGCGCACGTAGCAGCCCGCCACGGCGCCGACGCGCGGCACCCGGAAGACCTCGCGGACCTCGGCCTCGCCCGTGACGACCTCCTCGTACTCGGGGGCGAGCATGCCGACCATCGCCGCCTCGATGTCCTCGATCAGCTTGTAGATGATCTCGTAGGTGCGGATCTCGACGTCGTGCGCCTCCGCGAGCTCCCGCACGCCCCGGCCGGGGCGGACGTTGAAGCCGATGATCGTCGCGTTCGAGGCCGCTGCGAGCTGCACGTCGCCCTCGGTGATCCCGCCGACGCCACGGTGGACGAAGGCGATCTTCACCTCCTCGCGCTCGAGCCGGCGCAGGCTCTCGGTGACGGCCTCGAGCGACCCCTGGACGTCCGCCTTGAGGACGAGGGTGAGCGTCGCGCTCTCGCCGCGCTGGATCTGCTCGAAGAGGTCCTCGAGGCGCGCGCCGGCGCCGGGCGCGCTCGGCGCCTGGCCGTAGCCGGCGGTGCGCGCCCGCTGGGCGCGGGCCTCGGCGATCGTCCGGGCCACCGAGAGGTCCGTCGTGACGCGCAGCTCGTCGCCGGCGGTCGGCGGGCTCGACAGGCCGAGGACCTCCACCGGCATCGACGGCACGGCCTCCTTCACCTGGTCGCCGCGGTCGTCGATGAGCGCCTTGACCCGCCCCCAGGCCGAGCCCGCCACGATCGGATCGCCGACGCGCAGCGTCCCCGAGCGCACGATGACGCTCGCCACGGGCCCCCGACCGACGTCGAGGTTCGCCTCGAGCACCGTGGCGCGGGCACGGCCCTCCGGGCTCGCCTTGAGCTCGAGAACCTCCGCGAGGGCCGCGAGGTGGTCGAGCAGGTCGTCGATGCCGATGCCCTGGAGGGCGGAGACCTCGACCGTGATCGTGTCGCCGCCCCAGGCCTCCGGGACGAGGCCCTGCTCGGAGAGCTGCTGCAGGACGCGGGTCGGATCGGCGTCCTCGCGGTCGATCTTGTTCAGCGCGACCACGATCGGCACGTCGGCGGCCCGGGCGTGGTTGATTGCCTCGATCGTCTGGGGCATGACGCCGTCGTCGGCGGCGACGACGAGGACCACGATGTCGGTCACCTGCGCCCCGCGCGCCCGCATCGCCGTGAAGGCCTCGTGGCCTGGCGTGTCGATGAAGGTGATCACGTGGCCGTCGCGCTCGACCTGGTAGGCGCCGATGTGCTGGGTGATCCCTCCCGCCTCGCCGGCCGCGACGTTCGTCTGCCGGATGCGGTCGAGCAGCAGGGTCTTGCCGTGGTCGACGTGCCCCATCACGGTGACGACCGGCGGGCGCGGACGCAGCGTCGCCGGGTCGACCTCCTCCTCGTCCTCGGCGAAGTAGCGCGCCTGGAGGGCGGCCTCCTGCTCCTCGCCCGGGTCGACGAGCTTGATGCGCGCGCCGAGCTCGGCCGCGAACAGCTCGATCATGTCGTCGGTGAGCGACTGGGTAGCAGTCACCACCTCCCCCTGGAGGAAGAGGAAGCGGATGACGTCGCCGGCCGAACGGTTCAGCTTCGGCCCGAGCTCCTGGGGCGTGCAGCCGCGCTCGATGATCACCTCGCCCTCGGGCACCGGGGCGTTCGAGGGCGTGTAGGTCGCGACCTGGATCGGCTCGAGCTCCTCGGTGACGCGGCGCCGGCGCTTGGCCCGTCGCTGCGGCGGGCGGCCGCGACCTGCCAGTCCGCCCCGCCCGCCCGGGGGCGGGCCCCCGACGCCGAGCGCGCGCCCACCCGCGGGCCGGCCGCCGAAGCCGGGCCGGCCCCCGCCGAAGCCGGGGCGACCCGTCCCGGCGGCGGGCCGGCCGCCGAAGCCGGGCCGGCCTCCGCCGGCCGGCGCGCCGAAGCGCCCGCCGGCGACGGGCCCGCGGCCCCCGAGACCTGGCGGGGGAGGGATCGGGCGCCCAGAGGGCGACCGGGGCGGGCCGCCCGGAGGCGGTGGGATCGGCTTGCCAGAGGTGCTGAGCAGCGGACGACGCGCTGGCGGGGGGCCCGACTCGGGCGTGGGGCCCGGGCGCGGCGCCGGCGGCCGACCGGACTCGCCCGGTCCGGGTCGCCCCGGGACCGCGGGACGCGTCGGTGGCGCGGCGCCGCGCTGGGCGATCGTGCGCGCGTGCTCGGCGAGCTCGCTGGCCGGCCGGCTGCGCACGACGCGGTGCTCCGCCGGCGGCACCTCGGCCGGCGGTCTCACGCCGGCCGTCGGCGGCTCGGGCTGGCGGGACGCGCCGGCAGGCTCGGAGACGGCTCGGGGGGCCGGCTCCTCCACCGGAGGCGTCTTGCGGATGAGCCCGTCGCGCTCGGCGCGCCGGCGCACGCGGTCGCCCTGCGCGTCCTCGATCGAGGAGGAGTGGCTCTTCACCCCGATCCCGAGCTCGAGGCACAGGTCGAGCGCTTCCTTGTTCGTGAGCCCGAGCTCGCGGGCGAGCTCGTAGACCCGGATCTTCTTCGCCAACAGCAGTCCCTTCCAGCGAGACGCGACGCGCCTCCGGCAGCGCTCCCGCCGCCTCCCTATCCTCGCACACCCGGGCGGAGGCCGTGCCCGGGCCTACGTGAGCGCCTGGGCGAGGCGTGCCGCCGCGTCCTCGGGCAGCGGCACGCGCAGGGCGCGGGCGAGCGCGCCGCCGCGCAGGGCCCCCTCGAGGCACGCGGGCGAGCCGGTGCACAGCCAGGCGCCCCGGCCCGGCTGGCCCCGCCCGACCACGAGGGTACCGGGCGCGGGGGACGAGACGCGCACGAGCTCGTCCGCCGGCCGGCGCCGCCGGCAGCCGACGCAGGTGCGCAGCGGTGCCCGGCCGGCTACGACGGCGCTCCTTCGTCGGCACCCGGCACGACCGCTTCGGTCTCGGCCGCCGCCGGCTCGGCGGGCGCCTCCCCGGCGTCGCCGGCGCGGGGCGAGCCGCCGGCTTGGACCCACTGCTCCATCGAGACCGCGGGGCCGCCGCCCGCGGGCTGGAAGACCATCTCGCCGGCCTCGCCCTCGACCCACTCGCCCTCGGCCCAGCCGTCGGCGGTGAGGCCCGCCTCCTCCTCGGCGAGCTGCGACTCGCTCTTGATGTCGATCCGCCAGCCGGTGAGGCGCGCCGCGAGGCGCGCGTTCTGGCCCTCCTTGCCGATCGCGAGGGAGAGCTGGTAGTCGTGCACGATCACCGTCGCCGTCCCGGTCTCCTCGTCGAGGCGGACCTCCTTCACCCTCGCCGGCTGCAGGGCGCGGGCGACGAACTCGGCCGGGTCGTCGGAGTAGGGCACGATGTCGACCTTCTCGCCCCGCAGCTCGTTCGTCACCATGCGGACGCGCGCGCCGCGCGCCCCGACGCAGGCCCCGACCGGGTCGACGTTCGGGTCGTTCGACCAGACCGCGATCTTCGTTCGGTGGCCGGGCTCGCGCGCGCAGGCCTTGATCTCCACGACGCCGTTGGAGATCTCGGGCACCTCGAGCTCGAAGAGCCGCTTGATGAGGCCCGGGTGCGAGCGGGAGACGACGATCTGGGGGCCCTTCGTCGTCTTGCGGACCTCGACGATGTAGGCCTTGAGGCGCGCGCCGTGCTCGTAGCGCTCGTAGGGGACCTGCTCCGCCTGCGGCAGGAGTGCCTCCACCCTGCCCAGGTCGAGCAGGGTGTAGCGGTTGTCGCTCTGCTGGATGATCCCCGTGACGATGTCGCCCTCGCGCCCGGCGTACTCCTCGTACTTGAGGTCGCGCTCGGCTTCCCGGATGCGCTGGAGGATGACCTGCTTGGCCGCCTGCGCGGCGATGCGGCCGAAGTCGTGGGGCGTGTCGTCCCACTCGCGCACGACGTTGCCCTCCTCGTCGAGCTCCTGGCCGTAGACGCGGATCTCCCCGGAGTCGGAGTCGATCGTGACGAACGCCTCCTCCGCGGCGTTCGGCAGGCGCTTGTAGGCGGCCACGAGCGCGTTGGCGAGCGCCTCGAGGAGGGTGTCGACGGCGATCCCCTTGTCGCGCGCGATCTGCTGGAGCGCGTCCAGGAACTCGAAGTTCGTGCTCATCTCGTCGTCGCCCTTCTCCCGGTGGCGGACGGCGCCTCGCCGACCGCCTCTCGCCGCGCGGGGGCGCGGCGCTCCTTGCGAAGCGCCGACCGCCAGTCGAACACCGTGCGCGCCCGCTCGATCTCGCTGTAGGTGAGGCGGCGCTCCCCGGCCGGTCCGGCGACGACCACCGCCTCCTCGCCGGCCGCCACGAGCACCCCCTCGACGCGGCGCTCCCCGGGTGTGCCGGGGACCGTGCGCAGCGCGACCTGCTCGCCGACGGCCCGGGCGAAGTGCTCGGGGCGGCGCAGCCGGCGCTCGAGGCCTGGGCTCGTCACCTCGAGCTCGTAGGGCCCGGGCGGCGCGAGCTCGTCCCGGGCGTCGAGCAGACGCGAGATCGCCCGGGACGCCTCGGCGATGGTGTCGAGGTCGAGCCCGGCGCGCCCCTCGACGGTGACCTGCAGCGTGCGGCCGTGGAGCTCCACGTCGAAGAGCTCGAGGTCGAGCGGCGCGAGCACCGGGCCGAGCGCCCTGGCGAGATCGTCCCAGCTCGCTCGCACCGCACCTCCTCGCCGGTCCCGACGCCTCCTCCGGCGCCACGCGCCGGTGCCCACCTCGCAGGTTCGCACGGCCGCCCAAAAAATCAAGAACGTGGGCACCCGCCCACGTTCCCGCACCTTCGGAAGGCCGCTGAACTGCGCCCGAGTATAGCAGCGCCTCGTCCGGCCCGCCGGGGCGTCCCCGGCGCCACGAACCCTGGTTCCGACCGGCGCGGCGCGGTAGAACGAGCGGTAGCGCGAGCGTCCACGCTCGTGGCCCCGGCGTGGCGGGTCGGAGCGGCAACAACCGACGGGCGACGCGGCGTCTCCTGCCGTGCGGCGGAAACGAGGAGGTCACGGCGTGGGCGGGACCGACGGCGTGGGCGGCCGGCGCGTCAGGCCAGGCAGCGAGCGGGAGCGGACCTCGCTGCGCGAGGAGCAGGCTGCTCGCCTCGCGGCGGCCTTCGTCGCGCGCCCCGGCGCACGCTGGAGCGCCCCGCCCATCCTCTACGAGCTCGGGCCCGACGACGTCGTCCTGCGCTCGTGGCAGGCGCTGCGCCCGGCGGCCGGCGGCGGCGAGGCGCTGTTCGACGGGACCTGGCGGCTCTCGCGGCGCGACCTCGCCGCGCACCGGGCGCACGAGGCCGCACCGGCGCTCGCCGCGCTGGTCGCCGCGGGCACG of Acidimicrobiales bacterium contains these proteins:
- the rimP gene encoding ribosome maturation factor RimP is translated as MRASWDDLARALGPVLAPLDLELFDVELHGRTLQVTVEGRAGLDLDTIAEASRAISRLLDARDELAPPGPYELEVTSPGLERRLRRPEHFARAVGEQVALRTVPGTPGERRVEGVLVAAGEEAVVVAGPAGERRLTYSEIERARTVFDWRSALRKERRAPARREAVGEAPSATGRRATTR